In a single window of the Motilibacter peucedani genome:
- a CDS encoding ABC transporter ATP-binding protein has product MIEARGLTKRYGSTLAVDDLSFTVRPGVVTGFLGPNGAGKSTTMRMVLGLDRPSAGEALVNGHPYTRAAAPMREVGALLDAKDVHGGRTARAHLLALAQSNGLPASRVGDVLELTGLSSVARKRIKGFSLGMSQRLGIAAALLGDPSVLLFDEPVNGLDPEGILWIRHFMRSLAAEGRTVFVSSHLMSEMALTADHLVVIGRGRLLADTSTPEFIEQNSATKVRVRSPQAGELASVLASRGHVPTAVDGYLELSGVATDEVGDAAAAAGITIHELFSQRSSLEEAFLELTKDSLDYVADPHTAPEGQR; this is encoded by the coding sequence GTGATCGAGGCACGCGGCCTGACCAAGCGCTACGGCAGCACGCTCGCGGTCGACGACCTGTCGTTCACGGTGCGGCCCGGCGTCGTCACGGGGTTCCTCGGGCCCAACGGCGCCGGGAAGTCGACGACGATGCGCATGGTCCTGGGGCTCGACCGGCCGAGCGCGGGCGAGGCCCTGGTCAACGGCCACCCCTACACCCGCGCGGCGGCGCCCATGCGCGAGGTCGGTGCGCTGCTCGACGCCAAGGACGTGCACGGGGGGCGCACCGCCCGCGCCCACCTGCTGGCGCTGGCGCAGTCCAACGGGCTGCCGGCGTCCCGCGTCGGCGACGTCCTCGAGCTCACCGGCCTGTCGTCGGTGGCGCGCAAGCGCATCAAGGGGTTCTCCCTCGGCATGTCCCAGCGCCTCGGCATCGCCGCTGCGCTGCTGGGCGACCCGAGCGTCCTGCTCTTCGACGAGCCGGTCAACGGGCTCGACCCCGAGGGCATCCTGTGGATCCGGCACTTCATGCGCTCGCTGGCCGCGGAGGGTCGCACGGTCTTCGTGTCGAGCCACCTGATGAGCGAGATGGCCCTCACCGCCGACCACCTGGTCGTCATCGGGCGCGGGCGGCTGCTGGCCGACACCTCCACCCCCGAGTTCATCGAGCAGAACTCCGCCACCAAGGTGCGGGTCCGCTCGCCGCAGGCGGGTGAGCTCGCCTCCGTGCTGGCGTCGCGCGGCCACGTGCCGACCGCCGTCGACGGCTACCTCGAGCTCTCGGGCGTCGCGACCGACGAGGTCGGCGACGCCGCTGCCGCCGCCGGCATCACGATCCACGAGCTGTTCTCCCAGCGATCCTCGCTCGAGGAGGCCTTCCTGGAGCTCACCAAGGACAGCCTCGACTACGTCGCCGACCCGCACACCGCTCCGGAGGGACAGCGATGA
- a CDS encoding ABC transporter permease subunit has translation MTATAAPAPRTQPPASGARFPNVVRAEWTKVVSLRSTWWTLLATFVVTVGLTTLISWAIVSNWADRGSDFEPAGASMSGLLFGQLAITVLGVLSLASEYSTGGIRTTFVAVPRRLSVLAAKALVVAGLCLVAGLVTCFTAFFIGQAFFASKDGSVGLGDPGVLRAVVGGGLYVAGCGLFGLAVASVLRHSAGSITAVVALLFVLPLLANAIPGSVGDAVTKYFTSNAGQHITDARTVADDVLSPWAGYAVFTLEWLVVLVIGAFLLTRRDA, from the coding sequence ATGACCGCCACCGCCGCACCTGCGCCCAGGACCCAGCCGCCCGCGTCGGGGGCCCGCTTCCCCAACGTCGTGCGCGCCGAGTGGACCAAGGTGGTGTCGCTGCGCTCGACCTGGTGGACCCTGCTGGCGACCTTCGTCGTCACCGTGGGGCTCACCACCCTGATCAGCTGGGCCATCGTCTCCAACTGGGCCGACCGCGGCTCCGACTTCGAACCCGCCGGCGCGTCCATGTCGGGCCTGCTGTTCGGCCAGCTCGCGATCACGGTCCTCGGCGTCCTGAGCCTCGCCAGCGAGTACTCCACCGGCGGCATCCGCACGACGTTCGTCGCGGTGCCGCGACGGCTCTCCGTCCTCGCGGCCAAGGCGCTCGTCGTGGCCGGGCTGTGCCTGGTCGCCGGCCTGGTCACCTGCTTCACCGCCTTCTTCATCGGCCAGGCCTTCTTCGCCAGCAAGGACGGCTCCGTCGGGCTCGGCGACCCTGGCGTGCTCCGGGCGGTGGTCGGCGGTGGCCTCTACGTCGCCGGGTGCGGGCTGTTCGGCCTCGCAGTCGCCAGCGTGCTGCGGCACTCGGCGGGCTCGATCACCGCGGTCGTGGCACTGCTGTTCGTGCTGCCGCTGCTGGCCAACGCGATCCCCGGCAGCGTCGGCGACGCGGTCACCAAGTACTTCACCTCCAACGCGGGCCAGCACATCACCGACGCCCGCACCGTCGCCGACGACGTGCTGAGCCCGTGGGCCGGCTACGCGGTCTTCACCCTGGAGTGGCTCGTGGTCCTCGTCATCGGTGCGTTCCTCCTCACCCGCCGGGACGCCTGA